One region of Drosophila teissieri strain GT53w chromosome 2L, Prin_Dtei_1.1, whole genome shotgun sequence genomic DNA includes:
- the LOC122618334 gene encoding adenylyl cyclase X E-like isoform X2, with the protein MRIGVHSGTLFAGVIGETKLQYDVWGTDVNIASLLESTGKPGYVHVSGRTLSSLNAAEYKIFPGTEAAQRNPELQKHPMSTYLLAALPFRNSVLGDSSVRSVRNLDLKTVGSNRKSQISQAISLSEELREEFSKMPVGGFKFRFPWSRRERDLKHEKVERDLGIFCVAFKDKSLEWDYLHHPDYIFKYSVLLSWGIGCCLIYIQYANNTDLWYTGAVIDTVAFLILTSLLIICWYKKVCWWRSRQDEHKSYSKLSCAMFHTFEKIQHSFVLRLIVYVMIILCYFMVLSLTLINCDPEEYELDIIQSKLFHYERDPFSCFHPWACTNMMALILGMSYTFARIPFALKTFIGCLEAVIFVVIVFFQFSFIFEHSETTCPFLKAEIAHSSRVCMMVMTMYAKERQSEFNTKMNYKLNLDLQKKQKSADVTNQSIIILLNNILPSHVVEVYLNSLAKHELYHENYRMVSVMFAMLTNFQLDLPSLRVLNDIITEFDRLLYAYKEYYVVEKIKVVGCTYMAACGLDYSLIENPDSSSKFGSASMSSEMEQVRSRQESTVRENDHDEVAFIMTTFALDLMRVLSVCNKAYAGKLFDQALSTSEIKIGISTGQIMAGVVGASQPHYDIWGNPVNMASRMESTGLSGHIQVTQETANILQEFDILCMYRGMTFVKGRGEIPTYFVGIDKDLKFISSKSVSLLERPVTIHLTHDLDGSKDK; encoded by the exons ATGCGAATTGGCGTCCATTCGGGAACTCTGTTTGCAGGTGTGATCGGCGAGACTAAGCTGCAATACGACGTATGGG GTACTGACGTGAACATCGCCAGTCTGCTGGAATCGACCGGAAAGCCCGGCTATGTGCATGTTAGTGGACGAACTCTTAGTAGCTTGAACGCTGCGGAGTACAAGATATTCCCGGGCACGGAAGCGGCCCAGAGGAATCCCGAGCTGCAGAAACATCCGATGAGCACCTACCTCCTCGCCGCCCTACCATTCCGCAATTCAGTTTTGGGTGATAGCTCCGTTAGGTCCGTTCGTAACCTGGACCTCAAGACCGTGGGATCTAACCGAAAATCCCAGATTTCGCAAGCCATTTCACTGTCCGAGGAGTTGCGTGAGGAATTTAGCAAGATGCCGGTTGGGGGTTTCAA GTTTCGATTCCCTTGGTCGCGACGGGAGAGAGATTTGAAGCACGAGAAAGTCGAACGCGATTTGGGCATTTTTTGTGTGGCATTTAAGGACAAATCTCTAGAATGGGACTATTTGCATCACCCggattatatttttaaatactcaGTGCTGCTCAGCTGGGGAATCGGGTGCTGTCTCATTTACATCCAGTACGCGAACAACACAGACTTGTGGTATACGGGTGCCGTAATTGACACGGTCGCGTTCCTCATTCTGACTTCGCTACTAATCATCTGCTGGTACAAGAAAGTGTGTTGGTGGCGTAGTAGACAGGACGAGCACAAGAGTTACAGCAAACTCAGCTGTGCGATGTTCCACACGTTTGAGAAGATCCAGCACAGCTTTGTCCTTCGCCTCATTGTCTACGTGATGATAATATTGTGCTATTTCATGGTATTGTCCTTGACATTA ATAAACTGTGACCCAGAAGAATATGAGTTGGACATCATTCAGAGCAAGCTCTTTCACTATGAAAGGGATCCGTTTTCCTGCTTCCACCCGTGGGCCTGTACGAACATGATGGCCTTGATCCTGGGAATGAGTTACACCTTCGCCCGGATCCCCTTCGCCCTCAAGACCTTCATCGGTTGCCTCGAAGCAGTGATTTTCGTGGTGATTGTGTTTTTCCagttcagtttcattttcgaGCACAGTGAAACCACATGTCCCTTCCTGAAGGCTGAAATAGCGCACTCCAGCAGGGTGTGCATGATGGTAATGACTATGTACGCGAAGGAGCGTCAGTCGGAGTTCAATACTAAAATGAACTACAA GCTCAACTTGGATTTGCAAAAGAAGCAAAAGTCGGCCGATGTAACCAACCAGTCCATCATAATCCTGCTCAACAACATTCTTCCATCCCACGTTG TCGAGGTATATCTCAATTCGTTAGCCAAACACGAGCTCTACCATGAAAACTATCGAATGGTATCGGTCATGTTTGCCATGCTCACTAATTTTCAATTGGATTTGCCCAGCCTAAGAGTGCTAAATGATATCATCACGGAGTTCGACAGACTG ctgtatgcgtacaaggAATATTACGTAGTCGAGAAGATCAAAGTCGTGGGCTGCACTTATATGGCAGCCTGTGGATTGGACTACAGTCTGATCGAGAATCCTGATAGCTCCTCGAAGTTCGGAAGTGCATCCATGTCCTCCGAAA TGGAGCAGGTGCGCAGTCGTCAAGAGTCAACAGTAAGGGAAAACGACCATGACGAGGTGGCTTTTATAATGACCACTTTTGCTCTGGACCTGATGCGTGTCCTGTCTGTGTGCAACAAGGCTTACGCCGGCAAACTCTTCGATCAAGCCTTGTCCACCAGTGAGATAAAGATCGGTATCTCCACGGGTCAGATAATGGCCGGCGTGGTGGGGGCTTCCCAGCCGCACTACGACATCTGGGGAAACCCGGTCAATATGGCCTCGCGAATGGAATCGACTGGCTTGTCTGGACATATACAGGTTACACAGGAGACAGCCAATATTCTCCAGGAGTTCGATATTCTGTGCATGTATCGTGGCATGACCTTCGTGAAGGGCCGTGGCGAAATTCCCACCTACTTTGTGGGCATCGATAAAGACCTAAAGTTCATATCCAGCAAAAGCGTTAGCCTTTTGGAGAGACCCGTAACAATACATCTAACCCATGACCTGGACGGCTCCAAGGACAAATAG
- the LOC122618334 gene encoding adenylyl cyclase X E-like isoform X3 yields MNKKYTCKTPYRERFRRCHLEYTNECLWELSYLKAKCKDLDLEEEYMKYKIRLMISYLTVFYPLLILVIVGLHAIKWAFTEYKNYIYLNLMFDGGSLILVTGFLSINFFETFVTRHRWVLTVTSTLSAYVVVLGDIAHTAYHFYHSDWPLSTSYDVFVLCMIYMFLPIPSIMGAALLAISVSVIYLLYYIHYIVFTEHDLPKYVYGLDIVSIDFFHYLGFNMMGIFFRIMNDTMVRSSFLDRYQFIKEEIWLRQARRQESLLLDSILPPQIAKPIQKSIKDKIMRPDNDYYHLGSSRARESFMSIQIHHDVSILYADVVNYTYLTTTLTVEKLVKVLHDLYARFDMAASSFKVQRIKFLGDCYYCVAGLGQPDPDHAKMAVSLGISMIANIKECETFFGYRHANWRPFGNSVCRCDRRD; encoded by the exons atgaacaaaaaatatacttgTAAAACGCCGTACAGGGAAAGGTTTAGGCGATGTCATCTGGAATATACTAATGAATGCCTGTGGGAACTCAGTTATTTGAAG GCCAAATGTAAGGACTTGGACTTAGAGGAGGAATATATGAAATACAAGATTCGCTTGATGATCAGTTACCTCACCGTTTTCTACCCCTTGTTAATACTAGTGATCGTAGGTCTTCATGCAATCAAGTGGGCATTTACCGAG TACAAAAATTACATCTACCTGAATCTGATGTTTGACGGAGGATCGTTGATTTTAGTCACGGGCTTCCTGAGCATCAATTTCTTCGAAACATTTGTAACTCGCCACAGGTGGGTCTTGACTGTCACCTCGACTTTGTCGGCATATGTGGTGGTTTTGGGTG ATATTGCGCATACCGCTTATCATTTTTACCATTCCGACTGGCCTCTTAGTACCTCGTACGATGTCTTTGTGCTCTGCATGATCTACATGTTCCTGCCAATTCCTTCGATCATGGGAGCAGCTCTGCTTGCCATCTCTGTcagtgttatttatttgctatACTACATTCACTATATAGTGTTTACCGAGCATGATCTTCCAAAATATGTTTATGGTTTGGATATAGTATCAATAGATTTTTTCCACTACCTGGGTTTCAATATGATGGGAATATTTTTCAGAATCATGAACGACACCATGGTGCGCTCCTCTTTCCTGGACCGATATCAGTTCATCAAGGAGGAGATTTGGCTACGCCAAGCTCGCCGTCAAGAGTCGTTGCTACTGGACAGCATACTTCCACCTCAGATTGCAAAGCCCATTCAGAAAAGTATAAAAGACAAGATCATGCGGCCCGATAACGACTACTACCATTTGGGTAGTTCCCGGGCAAGAGAAAGCTTTATGTCCATCCAGATTCACCACGATGTCAGCATCCTGTATGCAGATGTGGTGAACTACACCTATTTGACGACGACACTGACGGTGGAGAAGTTGGTGAAGGTCCTGCACGACCTGTACGCCAGATTCGACATGGCTGCCTCCTCCTTCAAGGTGCAGCGCATCAAGTTCCTCGGCGATTGCTACTACTGTGTGGCGGGTTTGGGGCAGCCTGACCCGGATCACGCCAAAATGGCTGTATCCCTGGGCATTTCCATGATTGCCAACATTAAGGAG TGTGAAACGTTCTTTGGATATAGACATGCGAATTGGCGTCCATTCGGGAACTCTGTTTGCAGGTGTGATCGGCGAGACTAA
- the LOC122618329 gene encoding adenylyl cyclase X E, with protein MNRKTAFKKPINRNKCNLDYSDERQWEPSYLKAKCRESCLEEEYKIYQIRLMISYLTVFFPLFIFVVLGCEVFPWIFSEQKKIIYFEMLSAAILLVTVTGILSINFLERFVLRHRWVMVLTSILSAYIVVLVDIFQILVYHFKSHWPLNSAYDVFVLCMIYMFLPIPSIREAALLASSVSVIYVGLFISFLMHDNEEIEDMVHDLSTVCVAIFHYLGFNLMGIFFRIMNDTMVRSSFLDRHQFLKEEIWLRQARQQESMLLDSILPPQIAKPIQHSIMDRIMSSESDSDRFLANPRRTENFMAIQIHPDVSILYADVVNYTQLTTTLTVEKLVQVLHDLYGRFDMAASTFKVQRIKFLGDCYYCVAGLGESDPDHASKAVSLGISMIANIQEVRTYRALDIDMRIGVHSGTLLAGVIGHAKLQYDIWGPDVDIANRLESTGKAGYVHVSGRTLSSLNVAQYTVFPGTEAAQKDPILQKHPMSTYLLTAVPSRNSVRSVEAVHSYADIDINALGESRKSAILRPTLISNELREEFRKMPVGGFRVRSPCCRDPKASDEKVKHELGIFCVAFKDSSLERNYLHKPDFIWKYSMLLAWGIGCCLIYIQVVNDKSAICTECIMIDVAVFTFLTSLLFISWFKKVCWWRSGENDTIVYGRVSCMLFKTFERIQLSFVLRVTIYIIIIGSYYLVISTILLNCDKNQYELDVINSKLYHYDIVTDNCFNPWVFTDMISLILGVSYTFARIPFALKIIICCCETFAYFIIVVFQFSFIFQHSATITPFMRAEIAHCLRVCMMLLTMYAKERQSEFNTKMNFKINQDLQSKQKAADLTNKSIKILLTNILPSHVVEVYLDSVAHHELYYENYKMVSVMFAMLINFQMDLPSLRVLNDIISEFDRLLSAYREYYVVEKIKVVGCTYMAACGLDFTLAKSKFGSKTQVTTSSFTSEMEQVMYRKESKGVDYDHDEVAFIMTTFALDLMRVLSVCNKAYAGKPFDRSLSTGEICIGISTGELMAGVVGASQPHYDIWGNPVNMASRMESTGLPGHIQVTEETANILQEFDILCMYRGMTFVKGRGEIPTYFVGIDENLRFIASNKKNRNNSKRFSVLASLVPNPVSTSSESS; from the exons atgAACAGGAAAACAGCGTTTAAGAAGCCAATCAATAGGAACAAATGTAATCTGGACTACAGCGATGAGCGACAGTGGGAACCGAGCTATTTAAAG GCCAAATGTAGGGAATCGTGCCTAGAAGAAGAGTACAAGATATATCAGATCCGCCTTATGATCAGTTACCTCACCGTCTTCTTccctttgtttatatttgtggTTTTGGGCTGTGAAGTATTCCCATGGATTTTCTCTGAG caaaaaaaaatcatctACTTCGAAATGTTATCGGCTGCAATTTTATTAGTTACTGTTACTGGCATATTGAGCATCAATTTCCTTGAGCGCTTTGTGCTTCGCCACAGGTGGGTAATGGTGCTCACCTCGATTTTGTCCGCGTATATTGTGGTATTAGTTG ATATATTTCAGATATTAGTGTACCATTTCAAGAGCCATTGGCCTCTAAATTCAGCATACGACGTCTTCGTGCTCTGCATGATTTACATGTTCCTGCCAATTCCCTCGATCAGGGAAGCAGCCCTACTAGCCTCCTCTGTCAGTGTTATTTACGTTGGATTattcatttcctttttaatgCACGACAATGAAGAAATTGAGGATATGGTTCATGACCTTAGTACGGTTTGCGTCGCCATATTTCACTATCTGGGTTTTAACCTGATGGGGATTTTCTTCCGGATCATGAACGACACCATGGTGCGCTCCTCTTTCCTGGACCGCCACCAGTTCCTCAAGGAGGAGATATGGCTTCGACAAGCTCGGCAACAAGAGTCGATGCTCCTGGACAGCATTCTGCCCCCTCAGATTGCAAAGCCCATCCAACATAGCATTATGGACAGGATCATGTCGTCCGAAAGCGATTCAGACCGCTTCCTCGCCAATCCCCGGCGAACAGAAAACTTTATGGCCATCCAAATCCATCCCGACGTGTCCATCCTGTATGCAGATGTGGTGAACTACACCCAGTTGACGACGACACTGACGGTGGAGAAGTTGGTGCAGGTCCTGCACGATCTTTACGGCAGATTCGATATGGCTGCCTCTACTTTCAAGGTGCAGCGCATCAAGTTCCTCGGCGATTGCTACTACTGTGTGGCTGGACTAGGGGAATCTGACCCGGATCACGCCAGTAAGGCTGTATCTCTGGGCATTTCCATGATTGCAAACATCCAGGAGGTGAG GACCTACCGTGCATTGGATATCGACATGCGAATAGGGGTACATTCAGGAACTTTGCTCGCAGGTGTGATCGGACATGCAAAGCTGCAGTATGACATATGGG GTCCCGACGTGGATATTGCCAATCGGCTGGAGTCAACCGGAAAAGCCGGTTACGTCCACGTTAGTGGTCGCACCTTGAGTAGCTTGAACGTAGCTCAGTACACGGTGTTTCCAGGAACGGAAGCGGCCCAAAAGGATCCCATACTGCAGAAGCATCCAATGAGCACCTACCTTCTGACGGCCGTTCCAAGTCGCAACTCAGTCAGATCTGTGGAGGCAGTGCACTCTTACGCTGACATCGACATAAACGCATTGGGAGAGTCCCGGAAAAGCGCGATCCTGAGGCCTACCTTAATATCGAATGAGCTGCGCGAGGAGTTTAGAAAGATGCCAGTGGGAGGCTTCAG AGTTCGATCGCCGTGCTGCCGAGACCCAAAGGCGAGTGATGAGAAAGTCAAACACGAGTTAGGCATATTTTGTGTGGCGTTCAAGGACTCGTCTCTGGAGAGGAATTATTTGCATAAGCCAGATTTCATCTGGAAATACTCAATGCTGCTGGCTTGGGGAATTGGCTGCTGCCTCATCTACATCCAGGTAGTGAACGACAAATCCGCCATTTGTACAGAGTGCATCATGATCGACGTGGCTGTGTTTACCTTCCTGACTTCACTGCTCTTCATCTCCTGGTTCAAGAAAGTGTGTTGGTGGAGAAGTGGAGAAAATGACACAATAGTGTATGGCAGAGTCAGCTGCATGCTGTTCAAGACTTTTGAGAGAATCCAGCTCAGTTTCGTCCTGCGAGTCACtatctatattattataattggcAGCTACTACTTGGTAATCTCCACGATATTA CTAAACTGTGACAAAAATCAGTACGAGCTGGATGTCATCAATAGCAAGCTCTATCACTATGACATTGTTACTGACAACTGTTTTAATCCGTGGGTCTTCACAGACATGATTTCTCTGATCCTGGGCGTAAGCTACACCTTCGCCCGCATTCCATTTGCCCTCAAGATAATCATTTGCTGCTGCGAGACCTTTGCCTACTTCATAATCGTAGTCTTCCAGTTCTCATTCATCTTCCAGCACAGTGCCACCATCACTCCATTTATGAGGGCGGAAATAGCCCACTGTCTTCGGGTTTGCATGATGTTACTCACCATGTACGCAAAGGAGCGTCAGTCAGAGTTCAATACTAAGATGAACTTCAA GATCAATCAGGATTTGCAAAGCAAGCAAAAGGCGGCCGACCTCACAAACAAATCCATCAAAATTCTGCTCACTAACATTCTTCCCTCCCATGTTG TCGAGGTTTATCTCGATTCAGTAGCCCATCACGAACTGTACTACGAAAACTACAAAATGGTGTCCGTCATGTTCGCCATGCTCATCAATTTTCAAATGGATTTGCCCAGCTTACGAGTGCTAAACGACATTATATCGGAGTTCGATAGATTG TTAAGTGCCTACAGGGAATACTATGTCGTCGAGAAGATCAAAGTCGTGGGCTGCACTTATATGGCAGCTTGTGGACTTGATTTTACCCTGGCCAAGTCAAAATTTGGAAGCAAAACACAGGTTACTACCTCCTCTTTCACATCCGAAA TGGAACAGGTGATGTATCGCAAGGAGTCCAAAGGCGTAGATTACGACCACGATGAGGTGGCCTTTATAATGACCACGTTTGCCTTGGACCTGATGCGAGTGCTCTCCGTCTGCAACAAGGCATACGCGGGTAAACCCTTCGATCGGTCTCTATCCACCGGAGAGATCTGCATCGGAATTTCAACCGGCGAGTTGATGGCCGGCGTGGTGGGTGCCTCTCAGCCGCACTACGACATTTGGGGAAACCCGGTCAATATGGCTTCCCGGATGGAATCGACAGGGCTGCCTGGACACATCCAGGTGACGGAAGAGACAGCCAATATTCTCCAGGAGTTCGATATTCTGTGCATGTATCGTGGCATGACCTTTGTGAAGGGTCGTGGTGAAATTCCCACTTACTTTGTGGGCATCGATGAGAACTTGAGGTTTATTGCCTCCAATAAGAAGAACAGGAATAATTCAAAGCGTTTTTCAGTCTTGGCATCTCTGGTGCCAAATCCCGTTTCAACTTCAAGTGAATCCAGCTAA
- the LOC122618334 gene encoding adenylyl cyclase X E-like isoform X1: protein MNKKYTCKTPYRERFRRCHLEYTNECLWELSYLKAKCKDLDLEEEYMKYKIRLMISYLTVFYPLLILVIVGLHAIKWAFTEYKNYIYLNLMFDGGSLILVTGFLSINFFETFVTRHRWVLTVTSTLSAYVVVLGDIAHTAYHFYHSDWPLSTSYDVFVLCMIYMFLPIPSIMGAALLAISVSVIYLLYYIHYIVFTEHDLPKYVYGLDIVSIDFFHYLGFNMMGIFFRIMNDTMVRSSFLDRYQFIKEEIWLRQARRQESLLLDSILPPQIAKPIQKSIKDKIMRPDNDYYHLGSSRARESFMSIQIHHDVSILYADVVNYTYLTTTLTVEKLVKVLHDLYARFDMAASSFKVQRIKFLGDCYYCVAGLGQPDPDHAKMAVSLGISMIANIKEVRVKRSLDIDMRIGVHSGTLFAGVIGETKLQYDVWGTDVNIASLLESTGKPGYVHVSGRTLSSLNAAEYKIFPGTEAAQRNPELQKHPMSTYLLAALPFRNSVLGDSSVRSVRNLDLKTVGSNRKSQISQAISLSEELREEFSKMPVGGFKFRFPWSRRERDLKHEKVERDLGIFCVAFKDKSLEWDYLHHPDYIFKYSVLLSWGIGCCLIYIQYANNTDLWYTGAVIDTVAFLILTSLLIICWYKKVCWWRSRQDEHKSYSKLSCAMFHTFEKIQHSFVLRLIVYVMIILCYFMVLSLTLINCDPEEYELDIIQSKLFHYERDPFSCFHPWACTNMMALILGMSYTFARIPFALKTFIGCLEAVIFVVIVFFQFSFIFEHSETTCPFLKAEIAHSSRVCMMVMTMYAKERQSEFNTKMNYKLNLDLQKKQKSADVTNQSIIILLNNILPSHVVEVYLNSLAKHELYHENYRMVSVMFAMLTNFQLDLPSLRVLNDIITEFDRLLYAYKEYYVVEKIKVVGCTYMAACGLDYSLIENPDSSSKFGSASMSSEMEQVRSRQESTVRENDHDEVAFIMTTFALDLMRVLSVCNKAYAGKLFDQALSTSEIKIGISTGQIMAGVVGASQPHYDIWGNPVNMASRMESTGLSGHIQVTQETANILQEFDILCMYRGMTFVKGRGEIPTYFVGIDKDLKFISSKSVSLLERPVTIHLTHDLDGSKDK, encoded by the exons atgaacaaaaaatatacttgTAAAACGCCGTACAGGGAAAGGTTTAGGCGATGTCATCTGGAATATACTAATGAATGCCTGTGGGAACTCAGTTATTTGAAG GCCAAATGTAAGGACTTGGACTTAGAGGAGGAATATATGAAATACAAGATTCGCTTGATGATCAGTTACCTCACCGTTTTCTACCCCTTGTTAATACTAGTGATCGTAGGTCTTCATGCAATCAAGTGGGCATTTACCGAG TACAAAAATTACATCTACCTGAATCTGATGTTTGACGGAGGATCGTTGATTTTAGTCACGGGCTTCCTGAGCATCAATTTCTTCGAAACATTTGTAACTCGCCACAGGTGGGTCTTGACTGTCACCTCGACTTTGTCGGCATATGTGGTGGTTTTGGGTG ATATTGCGCATACCGCTTATCATTTTTACCATTCCGACTGGCCTCTTAGTACCTCGTACGATGTCTTTGTGCTCTGCATGATCTACATGTTCCTGCCAATTCCTTCGATCATGGGAGCAGCTCTGCTTGCCATCTCTGTcagtgttatttatttgctatACTACATTCACTATATAGTGTTTACCGAGCATGATCTTCCAAAATATGTTTATGGTTTGGATATAGTATCAATAGATTTTTTCCACTACCTGGGTTTCAATATGATGGGAATATTTTTCAGAATCATGAACGACACCATGGTGCGCTCCTCTTTCCTGGACCGATATCAGTTCATCAAGGAGGAGATTTGGCTACGCCAAGCTCGCCGTCAAGAGTCGTTGCTACTGGACAGCATACTTCCACCTCAGATTGCAAAGCCCATTCAGAAAAGTATAAAAGACAAGATCATGCGGCCCGATAACGACTACTACCATTTGGGTAGTTCCCGGGCAAGAGAAAGCTTTATGTCCATCCAGATTCACCACGATGTCAGCATCCTGTATGCAGATGTGGTGAACTACACCTATTTGACGACGACACTGACGGTGGAGAAGTTGGTGAAGGTCCTGCACGACCTGTACGCCAGATTCGACATGGCTGCCTCCTCCTTCAAGGTGCAGCGCATCAAGTTCCTCGGCGATTGCTACTACTGTGTGGCGGGTTTGGGGCAGCCTGACCCGGATCACGCCAAAATGGCTGTATCCCTGGGCATTTCCATGATTGCCAACATTAAGGAGGTGCG TGTGAAACGTTCTTTGGATATAGACATGCGAATTGGCGTCCATTCGGGAACTCTGTTTGCAGGTGTGATCGGCGAGACTAAGCTGCAATACGACGTATGGG GTACTGACGTGAACATCGCCAGTCTGCTGGAATCGACCGGAAAGCCCGGCTATGTGCATGTTAGTGGACGAACTCTTAGTAGCTTGAACGCTGCGGAGTACAAGATATTCCCGGGCACGGAAGCGGCCCAGAGGAATCCCGAGCTGCAGAAACATCCGATGAGCACCTACCTCCTCGCCGCCCTACCATTCCGCAATTCAGTTTTGGGTGATAGCTCCGTTAGGTCCGTTCGTAACCTGGACCTCAAGACCGTGGGATCTAACCGAAAATCCCAGATTTCGCAAGCCATTTCACTGTCCGAGGAGTTGCGTGAGGAATTTAGCAAGATGCCGGTTGGGGGTTTCAA GTTTCGATTCCCTTGGTCGCGACGGGAGAGAGATTTGAAGCACGAGAAAGTCGAACGCGATTTGGGCATTTTTTGTGTGGCATTTAAGGACAAATCTCTAGAATGGGACTATTTGCATCACCCggattatatttttaaatactcaGTGCTGCTCAGCTGGGGAATCGGGTGCTGTCTCATTTACATCCAGTACGCGAACAACACAGACTTGTGGTATACGGGTGCCGTAATTGACACGGTCGCGTTCCTCATTCTGACTTCGCTACTAATCATCTGCTGGTACAAGAAAGTGTGTTGGTGGCGTAGTAGACAGGACGAGCACAAGAGTTACAGCAAACTCAGCTGTGCGATGTTCCACACGTTTGAGAAGATCCAGCACAGCTTTGTCCTTCGCCTCATTGTCTACGTGATGATAATATTGTGCTATTTCATGGTATTGTCCTTGACATTA ATAAACTGTGACCCAGAAGAATATGAGTTGGACATCATTCAGAGCAAGCTCTTTCACTATGAAAGGGATCCGTTTTCCTGCTTCCACCCGTGGGCCTGTACGAACATGATGGCCTTGATCCTGGGAATGAGTTACACCTTCGCCCGGATCCCCTTCGCCCTCAAGACCTTCATCGGTTGCCTCGAAGCAGTGATTTTCGTGGTGATTGTGTTTTTCCagttcagtttcattttcgaGCACAGTGAAACCACATGTCCCTTCCTGAAGGCTGAAATAGCGCACTCCAGCAGGGTGTGCATGATGGTAATGACTATGTACGCGAAGGAGCGTCAGTCGGAGTTCAATACTAAAATGAACTACAA GCTCAACTTGGATTTGCAAAAGAAGCAAAAGTCGGCCGATGTAACCAACCAGTCCATCATAATCCTGCTCAACAACATTCTTCCATCCCACGTTG TCGAGGTATATCTCAATTCGTTAGCCAAACACGAGCTCTACCATGAAAACTATCGAATGGTATCGGTCATGTTTGCCATGCTCACTAATTTTCAATTGGATTTGCCCAGCCTAAGAGTGCTAAATGATATCATCACGGAGTTCGACAGACTG ctgtatgcgtacaaggAATATTACGTAGTCGAGAAGATCAAAGTCGTGGGCTGCACTTATATGGCAGCCTGTGGATTGGACTACAGTCTGATCGAGAATCCTGATAGCTCCTCGAAGTTCGGAAGTGCATCCATGTCCTCCGAAA TGGAGCAGGTGCGCAGTCGTCAAGAGTCAACAGTAAGGGAAAACGACCATGACGAGGTGGCTTTTATAATGACCACTTTTGCTCTGGACCTGATGCGTGTCCTGTCTGTGTGCAACAAGGCTTACGCCGGCAAACTCTTCGATCAAGCCTTGTCCACCAGTGAGATAAAGATCGGTATCTCCACGGGTCAGATAATGGCCGGCGTGGTGGGGGCTTCCCAGCCGCACTACGACATCTGGGGAAACCCGGTCAATATGGCCTCGCGAATGGAATCGACTGGCTTGTCTGGACATATACAGGTTACACAGGAGACAGCCAATATTCTCCAGGAGTTCGATATTCTGTGCATGTATCGTGGCATGACCTTCGTGAAGGGCCGTGGCGAAATTCCCACCTACTTTGTGGGCATCGATAAAGACCTAAAGTTCATATCCAGCAAAAGCGTTAGCCTTTTGGAGAGACCCGTAACAATACATCTAACCCATGACCTGGACGGCTCCAAGGACAAATAG